From the Malus domestica chromosome 17, GDT2T_hap1 genome, one window contains:
- the LOC103401770 gene encoding uncharacterized protein codes for MEDFRSKSCRDGRDGRMQMEVYYGGKPGAPPASMQDLRSYSSYYAGSCVSQPNNHQMVVKDGKMKKGKSSLGTASKTWSLSDPELQRKKRVAGYKVYTAEEKMKGSLRKSFKWIKNTCTQLSKKTLVYNECFGLDLELFKLVKAGFYIAFLSA; via the exons ATGGAGGATTTCAGATCCAAGTCATGCAGAGACGGGAGAGACGGGAGGATGCAGATGGAGGTCTACTATGGAGGGAAGCCAGGTGCTCCTCCAGCAAGCATGCAGGATCTCAGAAGTTACAGCTCATATTATGCAGGCTCTTGTGTTTCCCAGCCAAACAACCACcagatggtggtgaaggatggGAAGATGAAGAAAGGGAAGAGCAGCCTTGGGACTGCCTCGAAGACCTGGAGCTTGAGTGATCCCGAGTTGCAGAGGAAGAAGCGGGTTGCTGGGTACAAAGTTTACACTGCAGAGGAGAAGATGAAAGGGTCCCTGAGGAAGAGCTTCAAGTGGATCAAGAACACCTGCACCCAA CTAAGCAAGAAAACCTTAGTCTACAATGAATGTTTCGGGCTTGATTTGGAGTTGTTTAAG CTTGTGAAGGCTGGTTTCTACATTGCATTTCTTTCAGCATGA